In Aegilops tauschii subsp. strangulata cultivar AL8/78 chromosome 3, Aet v6.0, whole genome shotgun sequence, one genomic interval encodes:
- the LOC141020691 gene encoding uncharacterized protein produces MPRMPVWVAPPLPLCVFQPPTQFMITMIVIIVDYTIINEVWDDTSVLSAGSLENTFSFFYRPYFHMGTAHPCCPVYSHLYNSTCNLSTGVFFINFSITHFGTTEKTKDIQCHTCKGFGHVMKECPNKRVLIIREDGEYDSASDFDEDTYALLAAHEDDDTRPEKEEEHVTADDADKYMSLISHRVLSAQIVKAKKDQRHNLFHIKGVVKERSVHIIIDGGSCNNLASIDMVEKLSLPSRQHPQPYYIQWFNNGGKVKITRMVRVPFSLGSYHDTIDCDIVPMQACSMLLGRPWQYDKQCLHDGRTNQYTLTHKGKKIILHPMSPEQILKDDLARASRNTNTQRTNSENQKVVDELEQFNKMHKSDPSTHY; encoded by the exons ATGCCCAGGATGCCCGTCTGGGTGGCGCCTCCACTGCCGCTCTGCGTCTTCCAGCCACCAACACAG TTCATGATAACAATGATTGTGATCATCGTCGACTACACAATAATCAACGAGGTATGGGACGACACCAGCGTCCTCAG TGCAGGGTCGCTCGAGAATACTTTCTCATTTTTCTACAGGCCGTACTTCCACATGGGCACCGCACACCCCTGCTGCCCCGTCtactcgcacctctacaacagcACCTGCAACCTCTCGACCGGGGTCTTCTTCATCAACTTCAGCATCACACACTTCGGCACCACTGAAAA AACAAAGGATATCCAGTGCCACACTTGCAAGGGATTTGGCCATGTCATGAAGGAGTGTCCTAATAAGCGTGTATTGATCATTCGTGAagacggcgagtacgactccgctAGTGATTTTGATGAAGACACATATGCCTTGCTTGCTGCACATGAAGACGATGACACAAGACCGGAGAAAGAGGAAGAACATGTGACCGCTGACGACGCCGATAAGTACATGAGTCTTATATCACATCGTGTACTTAGTGCTCAGATTGTCAAAGCAAAGAAGGATCAACGTCACAACCTCTTCCACATCAAAGGAGTCGTCAAGGAGCGTTCCGTTCACATAATCATTGATGGAGGGAGTTGTAACAATTTAGCAAGCATTGACATGGTGGAGAAGCTCTCCCTACCTTCGCGACAACATCCACAACCTTACTACATTCAATGGTTTAATAATGGTGGAAAGGTAAAGATAACACGCATGGTGAGAGTTCCTTTTTCTTTAGGTTCATACCATGATACTATTGATTGCGATATTGTGCCTATGCAAGCTTGTTCTATGTTACTAGGAAGGCCATGGCAGTATGATAAACAATGTTTACATGATGGTAGAACTAATCAGTACACTCTCACACATAAAGGAAAGAAAATCATTCTACACCCTATGTCTCCTGAGCAAATTTTAAAAGATGATCTTGCTAGGGCTAGTAGAAACACAAATACACAGCGTACTAATTCTGAAAATCAGAAAGTTGTTGATGAGTTAGAACAATTTAATAAGATGCACAAATCTGATCCTAGcacacactactag